In Sedimenticola thiotaurini, the following proteins share a genomic window:
- a CDS encoding outer membrane lipoprotein-sorting protein — translation MSPRICLILALLGVHTLLYAESAEQKGHAIAAESIARDTGWGDMQADMQMILRNRQGEQSLRELRMQSLEQENDGDKSLTVFDQPLDVKGTAFLSFSHALEADEQWLYLPALKRVKHISSRNKSGPFMGSEFAYEDLSSFEIEKYSYKYLRDEVLDNQACFVVEQFPVDKHSGYTRRVVWLDQAEYRNLRVEFYDRKNSLLKSLSYSGYQQYMNRYWRPDRMDMINHQTGKSTELRWTNYRFGTGLDESDFNRNSLKRAR, via the coding sequence ATGTCACCTAGAATATGCCTGATACTGGCCCTGCTTGGCGTCCACACCCTGCTGTATGCCGAGAGCGCGGAACAGAAAGGCCACGCCATCGCGGCCGAGAGTATTGCCCGGGACACCGGCTGGGGCGACATGCAGGCCGATATGCAGATGATTCTGCGCAACCGCCAGGGTGAGCAGAGCCTGCGTGAGCTGCGTATGCAGTCGCTGGAACAGGAGAACGATGGCGACAAGAGCCTGACCGTTTTCGACCAGCCTCTGGATGTGAAGGGCACCGCCTTTCTGAGCTTTTCACACGCCCTCGAGGCCGATGAACAGTGGCTCTATCTGCCGGCGCTGAAACGGGTCAAACATATCTCCTCGCGCAACAAATCGGGACCATTCATGGGTTCCGAATTCGCCTATGAAGATCTCAGCTCGTTCGAGATCGAAAAGTACAGCTACAAATATCTCCGGGATGAGGTGCTGGACAATCAGGCCTGTTTTGTGGTGGAACAGTTCCCGGTGGATAAGCACTCCGGTTACACCCGTCGCGTGGTCTGGCTGGACCAGGCGGAGTACCGGAATCTGCGGGTGGAGTTCTACGACCGCAAGAACAGCCTGCTGAAGAGCCTCAGCTACAGCGGCTATCAACAGTATATGAATCGATACTGGCGTCCGGATCGCATGGACATGATCAATCACCAGACCGGCAAAAGCACCGAACTGCGCTGGACCAACTACCGATTCGGCACCGGCCTGGATGAGTCGGACTTCAACAGGAACAGCCTGAAGCGGGCCCGCTGA
- a CDS encoding thiazole synthase — protein sequence MNSDPLKIAEHLFGSRLFLGTGKFGSNQLMHDAVVASGSELVTVALRRVRLQEQEDEVVSHLQIPGVNLLPNTSGVRTAKEAVLAAQLAREALQTNLLKLEIHPDPRYLLPDPIETLAATEILVKEGFVVLPYINADPVLCKRLEDVGAAAVMPLGAPIGTNQGLQTRAMLEIIIEQSGVPVVVDAGIGAPSQAAEAMEMGADAVLVNTAIAVAGDPVVMAEAFRMATQCGRMAYQARLGNVSKAAEASSPLTAFLAQE from the coding sequence ATGAATAGTGATCCATTGAAAATTGCCGAACACCTTTTCGGCTCGCGGCTGTTTCTCGGTACGGGCAAGTTCGGCTCCAATCAACTGATGCACGATGCGGTGGTCGCCTCCGGCAGCGAACTGGTGACAGTGGCGCTGCGTCGGGTGCGGCTGCAGGAGCAGGAGGACGAGGTGGTCTCCCATCTGCAGATTCCCGGCGTCAATCTGCTGCCCAACACCTCGGGAGTGCGCACCGCCAAGGAGGCGGTACTGGCGGCACAGTTGGCCCGGGAGGCGCTGCAGACCAACCTGCTGAAGCTGGAGATCCATCCCGACCCCCGTTATCTGCTGCCGGATCCCATCGAGACTCTGGCGGCAACGGAAATCCTGGTTAAGGAGGGTTTTGTGGTGCTGCCCTATATCAACGCCGACCCGGTGTTGTGCAAGCGGTTAGAGGATGTGGGGGCCGCGGCGGTGATGCCGTTGGGCGCGCCCATCGGTACCAACCAGGGGCTGCAGACCCGCGCCATGCTGGAGATCATTATCGAGCAGAGTGGCGTGCCGGTGGTGGTGGATGCCGGTATCGGTGCACCCTCCCAGGCGGCCGAGGCGATGGAGATGGGGGCCGATGCGGTACTGGTGAATACTGCCATAGCGGTGGCGGGTGATCCGGTGGTGATGGCCGAGGCGTTCCGCATGGCCACGCAATGCGGACGCATGGCCTATCAGGCCAGACTGGGTAATGTCAGCAAGGCCGCCGAGGCGAGCAGCCCGTTGACCGCCTTCCTGGCCCAGGAGTAG
- a CDS encoding SpoVR family protein — MSRSGNKQRTEEKRQVISTDSDWTFDLIEKYNREIERIAKDIYQLDCYPVQLELISSEQMMDAYASVGMPIGYNHWSFGKQFVITEKNYKRGQMNLAYEIVINSNPCIAYLMEENTLTMQALVIAHAAYGHNSFFKGNYLFKIWTDAEAIIDYLIFAKNYIAECEEKYGIQEVEEILDSCHALMNFGVDRYKRRAGETLEDEPHVQSDRERILQHHVNELWRQLNIHEPQEQESQVKRIPPEPQENILYFLEKNAPLLKPWQREIIRIVRKIAQYFYPQRQTQVMNEGWACFWHYTILNHMYDEGLINDAAMLEFMHTHTNVIAQPDFDSPYYSGINPYALGFKMMMDIRNICENPTEEDLQWFPDIANTDWRETLDFAMRNFKDESFIGQYLSPRLIREFRLFSVLDDDQEENLMISAIHDEAGYRAVREKLSAQYNLSNREPNIQVYNVDHQGDRTLTLRYYKDRNRPLSDSTDEVIKHLHRLWGFNVQIEVEESDGSTHITHRCPQPAGEEAG; from the coding sequence ATGAGCAGGTCCGGTAACAAGCAGCGGACAGAAGAGAAACGCCAGGTGATATCCACCGACTCGGACTGGACTTTCGACCTGATCGAAAAGTACAACCGGGAGATCGAACGGATCGCCAAGGATATCTATCAGCTGGACTGCTATCCGGTACAACTGGAACTGATCTCCAGTGAGCAGATGATGGACGCCTACGCCTCAGTCGGCATGCCAATCGGCTATAACCACTGGAGCTTCGGCAAGCAGTTTGTCATTACAGAGAAAAATTACAAACGGGGCCAGATGAATCTGGCTTACGAAATTGTCATCAACTCCAATCCCTGCATCGCCTACCTGATGGAGGAGAACACCCTGACCATGCAGGCGCTGGTGATAGCCCATGCCGCCTATGGCCATAACAGCTTTTTCAAGGGCAACTATCTGTTTAAGATCTGGACCGACGCCGAAGCCATTATCGACTATCTGATCTTCGCCAAAAACTACATCGCCGAGTGTGAAGAGAAATACGGCATCCAGGAGGTTGAGGAGATTCTCGACTCCTGTCACGCCCTGATGAATTTTGGGGTGGACCGTTACAAACGTCGGGCCGGTGAAACCCTGGAGGATGAGCCCCACGTACAGTCGGACCGGGAACGGATTCTGCAACACCACGTCAACGAACTGTGGCGTCAACTGAATATCCATGAGCCACAGGAGCAGGAGAGCCAGGTCAAGCGCATTCCTCCGGAGCCGCAGGAGAACATTCTCTACTTTCTGGAGAAGAACGCCCCCCTGCTGAAACCGTGGCAGCGGGAGATCATCCGCATCGTGCGCAAGATCGCCCAATACTTCTACCCGCAACGCCAGACCCAGGTGATGAACGAGGGGTGGGCCTGTTTCTGGCACTACACGATCCTGAACCATATGTACGACGAAGGGTTGATCAATGACGCCGCCATGCTGGAGTTCATGCACACCCACACCAATGTCATCGCCCAGCCCGATTTCGACAGCCCCTACTACTCGGGCATCAACCCCTACGCCCTCGGTTTCAAAATGATGATGGACATCCGCAATATCTGTGAAAACCCGACCGAAGAGGATCTCCAGTGGTTCCCGGATATTGCCAACACGGACTGGCGCGAGACCCTCGATTTCGCCATGCGCAATTTCAAGGATGAGAGTTTCATCGGACAGTACCTCTCGCCGCGCTTGATTCGTGAATTCAGACTCTTCTCGGTACTGGATGATGATCAGGAGGAGAACCTGATGATCTCTGCCATTCACGATGAGGCGGGTTACCGGGCGGTGCGGGAGAAACTGAGTGCCCAATACAACCTGAGTAACCGGGAACCCAATATCCAGGTCTACAACGTGGATCACCAGGGTGACCGGACCCTGACACTGCGCTATTACAAAGACCGTAACCGCCCCCTGTCAGACTCCACGGACGAGGTGATCAAACATCTGCACCGGCTGTGGGGGTTCAATGTTCAGATCGAAGTGGAAGAGAGTGACGGCAGCACCCACATCACCCATCGTTGTCCCCAACCGGCCGGGGAAGAGGCGGGCTGA
- the thiH gene encoding 2-iminoacetate synthase ThiH, which translates to MSFLSVFEQHTWEGMAERINGKQAADVERALDKPGKRDLDDFCALISPAATPYLERMAQLSYRLTRKRFGNTTQLYIPMYLSNECHNICTYCGFSVDNKLKRRTLTREQVLQEVEAIKAHRFEHLLMVTGEAHRTVGVDYLEQALEWVRPHFSSLSLEVQALDQADYERLIKKGLDSVLLYQETYHRDNYRQYHPKGKKRNFEYRLETPDRLGRAGIHRIGLGALLGLEDWRTDAAFVALHLGYLERRYWQTKYSISLPRLRPAEGVQSPNVVVTDRDFVQMICAYRIYSENVEISLSTRERPEFRDHLLKLGITSMSAGSKTEPGGYAIEEEALEQFEISDDRSVDEVVAMIRRQGFDPVWKDWDSVLG; encoded by the coding sequence ATGAGTTTTTTATCGGTTTTTGAACAGCACACCTGGGAAGGGATGGCAGAACGGATTAACGGCAAGCAGGCCGCCGATGTGGAGCGGGCGCTGGACAAGCCGGGTAAACGGGATCTGGATGATTTCTGCGCCCTGATCTCTCCGGCGGCCACCCCCTACCTGGAGCGCATGGCACAGCTGAGCTACCGACTGACCCGCAAACGCTTCGGCAACACCACCCAGCTCTATATTCCGATGTACCTCTCCAACGAGTGCCACAACATCTGCACCTATTGCGGTTTCAGCGTGGATAACAAGCTGAAGCGCCGTACCCTGACCCGGGAACAGGTGCTGCAGGAGGTGGAGGCGATCAAGGCGCACCGCTTTGAGCATCTGCTGATGGTGACCGGTGAGGCCCACCGCACGGTGGGCGTGGACTACCTGGAGCAGGCGCTGGAGTGGGTGCGGCCCCATTTCTCCAGTCTGTCACTGGAGGTGCAGGCGCTGGATCAGGCCGATTATGAGCGGTTGATCAAAAAGGGGCTCGACAGCGTGCTGCTGTACCAGGAGACCTATCACCGGGATAACTACCGCCAGTACCATCCGAAAGGCAAGAAACGCAACTTTGAATACCGCCTGGAGACGCCGGATCGGCTCGGCCGAGCCGGTATCCATCGTATCGGTCTGGGTGCCCTGCTGGGGCTGGAGGATTGGCGTACCGATGCCGCCTTCGTGGCCCTGCACCTGGGTTATCTGGAGCGTCGCTACTGGCAGACCAAGTACTCCATCTCGCTGCCGCGCCTGCGCCCGGCCGAGGGGGTGCAATCACCCAACGTGGTGGTGACGGATCGGGATTTTGTGCAGATGATCTGTGCCTACCGGATCTATAGTGAAAACGTGGAGATCTCCCTCTCCACCCGGGAGCGCCCCGAGTTCCGCGATCACCTGCTGAAACTGGGTATCACCTCCATGAGCGCCGGTTCCAAGACCGAGCCGGGTGGCTATGCCATTGAGGAGGAGGCGCTGGAGCAGTTTGAGATCAGTGACGATCGCAGTGTCGACGAAGTGGTGGCGATGATTCGTCGCCAGGGGTTCGATCCGGTGTGGAAGGACTGGGATTCGGTACTGGGTTGA
- the thiS gene encoding sulfur carrier protein ThiS — protein MYIFVNDEETRIEPDTTLEALLTGLTGGRNVAVAVNDTVIRQDEWPGYRLQEQDRVLIIAPVQGG, from the coding sequence ATGTATATTTTTGTGAATGATGAAGAGACCCGGATTGAACCTGACACAACCCTGGAGGCGCTGCTGACCGGCCTGACCGGCGGCCGCAATGTGGCGGTGGCGGTGAACGACACCGTGATCCGCCAGGACGAGTGGCCCGGCTACCGGCTGCAGGAGCAGGACCGGGTATTGATCATCGCGCCGGTCCAGGGCGGTTGA
- a CDS encoding AraC family transcriptional regulator, whose amino-acid sequence MSPPATSQILNPDLPVVSVAFDLEREQRAPHTHLRAQLLYSVEGVMRVMTALGTWMVPSSQAVWIPSMMEHQVIATEAISIRSIYVDPAWSSELPNDCCVIALSPLLRELILRAVRIGNDYPPEGPERRLMEVIMDELRQMRRAPFYLPMSGHPKVRKVIDALVEQPADPGKIEDWAKRVGSSSRTLSRLFVRETGMSFGAWRRRLRLMEAIERLGQGESVTRVALELGYQSSSAFTAMFRSELGVSPKRYSRQDRA is encoded by the coding sequence ATGTCTCCTCCGGCTACCAGTCAGATATTAAATCCTGATCTTCCCGTTGTATCGGTCGCCTTTGATCTGGAGCGGGAACAGCGCGCGCCCCATACCCATCTGCGGGCCCAGCTGCTCTATTCTGTTGAAGGCGTGATGCGGGTAATGACGGCGCTGGGGACCTGGATGGTCCCGTCGAGTCAGGCGGTGTGGATTCCCTCCATGATGGAGCATCAGGTGATTGCCACGGAAGCGATCTCGATTCGCTCCATCTATGTGGATCCCGCCTGGAGCAGTGAACTGCCCAATGATTGTTGTGTCATCGCCCTGAGTCCGTTGCTGCGGGAATTGATTCTGCGCGCGGTCAGGATCGGCAATGACTATCCGCCGGAGGGCCCGGAGCGTCGTCTGATGGAGGTGATCATGGATGAGTTGCGCCAGATGCGGCGGGCACCCTTTTATCTCCCCATGTCCGGCCATCCGAAAGTGCGGAAAGTGATCGATGCCCTGGTTGAACAGCCGGCCGATCCGGGCAAAATCGAGGATTGGGCCAAACGGGTCGGTAGCAGTTCCCGCACCCTGTCCCGTCTGTTCGTCCGGGAGACCGGCATGAGTTTCGGTGCCTGGCGCCGGCGCCTGCGCTTGATGGAGGCGATAGAGCGACTCGGGCAGGGGGAGTCGGTGACCCGGGTCGCCCTGGAACTGGGTTACCAGAGCAGCAGCGCTTTTACCGCCATGTTCAGGAGTGAACTGGGGGTCTCACCGAAACGCTACAGCCGACAGGATCGGGCCTGA
- a CDS encoding TetR/AcrR family transcriptional regulator: protein MSQASAKREKLLAREQELIRTALKIMAREGAAGLTMDKVVERVPYSKGTVYNHFCSREDLLTAICNAGMERLAEKFTRAIRFQGTTRERLLATHYAYLLHALLDPIQYALIISAKTTSQIERTSEQRLNTHYQLEKLLMGPAFELVTEAIDNGDLVLPPRMGRRQVVFCNWASCFGTITLLINNKSSCGGRFELDIRNEVFSHANLLLDGLQWRALSSEQDYEATLRRIETEIFPRESALISQQTATVSTDNPSPAKACAEHRPVPVTKPPVIT, encoded by the coding sequence ATGAGCCAAGCAAGCGCCAAGAGAGAAAAGCTGCTGGCCCGTGAACAGGAGCTGATCAGAACCGCCCTGAAGATTATGGCGCGTGAGGGTGCCGCGGGTCTCACAATGGACAAAGTGGTGGAGCGGGTACCCTATTCAAAAGGAACCGTCTACAACCATTTCTGCAGCCGCGAAGATCTGTTAACCGCCATCTGCAACGCCGGCATGGAGCGCCTGGCGGAGAAGTTTACCCGCGCAATAAGGTTTCAGGGCACCACCCGGGAGCGACTGCTGGCCACCCACTACGCCTATCTGCTGCACGCGCTGCTCGATCCCATCCAGTACGCCCTGATCATTTCGGCCAAAACCACCAGCCAGATTGAGCGGACTTCCGAGCAGCGGCTCAACACCCACTACCAGCTGGAGAAGCTGCTCATGGGACCGGCATTTGAGCTGGTGACAGAAGCGATCGACAACGGCGACCTGGTCCTACCGCCCCGGATGGGTCGGCGCCAGGTGGTGTTCTGCAACTGGGCCAGCTGTTTCGGCACCATAACCCTGCTGATCAACAATAAAAGCAGTTGCGGTGGCCGGTTTGAACTGGATATCCGCAACGAGGTTTTCAGTCACGCCAACCTGTTGTTGGACGGTCTGCAGTGGCGTGCATTAAGCAGCGAGCAGGATTATGAAGCAACCCTGCGGCGCATTGAGACGGAGATATTCCCCCGGGAATCCGCCCTGATCAGCCAACAGACCGCAACAGTGTCAACAGATAACCCGTCACCAGCGAAAGCCTGTGCAGAGCACCGGCCAGTTCCTGTGACCAAACCGCCCGTAATAACGTAA
- a CDS encoding efflux RND transporter permease subunit, producing the protein MHQKLTAWIIKHPILVILLTLLLVVTATYGARLLVFESDYRVFFGSDNPQLNAYESIQKIYNKSDNVAFIIAPQDGRIFTRERLEAIRALTEESWQIPFSTRVDSITNYQYSYADGDDLIVEDLALEPLAMDQAALERARRIAINEPLLRNKLISPDGHVTIVNTTVQLPGVNPVEEIPQVATKVRELRDQFLARNPGVTVHLSGMVMMNNSFAEASLADSTTLVPLMFLIVALTIGLLLRTITGTLSTLLVVLFSIAVTMGIAGWTGFYLTAPSASAPTMILTLAVADCIHILTTLFYEMRNGVEKRQAILDSLRINYQPIFLTSITTAIGFLSMNFSDSPPFRDLGNLVAIGVMLAFLFSVTLFPALLALLPLKVKPHKARGDLMMHFADFVVHNRRWLLPVTSLIMIAFMLFLPQNRLNDDFVKYFDTTVPFRQATDFMQENISGMATMEISLDSGTSGGINDPVFLQKLDQLSQWLRDQPETDHVNTLSDTLKRLSRNMHGDRDDWYRLPDSRELAAQYLLLYEMSLPYGLDLNNQLNVDKSSTRLVATFNNMTSNEQIQLEQRVRDWLASHAPDYTATIASPALMFAHISQRNIRSMLLGVTLALILISLLLGVALRSLKFGLISLLPNLTPAAVGFGAWYFINGQVGLALSVVAGMTLGIVVDDTVHFLSKYLRARRERNADAHAAVRYAFSSVGRALWITTLVLVGGFLVLAQSSFKVNADMGLLTALTILIALAIDFLFLPPLLMLLDHHSTHGTDKERENTHVT; encoded by the coding sequence ATGCACCAGAAGTTGACAGCCTGGATTATCAAGCACCCGATCCTGGTCATACTGCTGACGCTTCTGCTGGTCGTGACGGCGACCTATGGCGCCCGTCTGTTGGTTTTTGAAAGTGACTACCGGGTATTCTTCGGCTCGGACAATCCGCAACTGAACGCCTACGAGTCGATCCAGAAGATCTACAACAAGAGCGATAATGTCGCTTTTATCATCGCCCCGCAGGATGGCCGGATCTTTACCAGGGAGCGGCTGGAGGCGATTCGGGCGCTCACTGAAGAGAGCTGGCAGATCCCCTTCTCCACCCGGGTCGACTCCATCACCAACTACCAGTACAGCTATGCGGACGGGGATGACCTGATCGTCGAGGATCTGGCCCTGGAACCGCTGGCGATGGACCAGGCCGCGCTGGAGCGGGCCAGGCGCATCGCCATCAATGAACCCCTGCTCAGGAACAAGCTGATCTCCCCCGATGGCCATGTAACCATCGTCAACACCACCGTGCAGCTGCCGGGCGTCAACCCGGTAGAGGAGATCCCCCAGGTCGCCACCAAGGTACGGGAGCTGCGTGACCAGTTCCTGGCCCGAAACCCGGGCGTAACCGTCCATCTCTCCGGCATGGTGATGATGAACAACAGCTTTGCCGAGGCCTCCCTGGCGGACAGTACCACCCTGGTGCCACTGATGTTCCTGATCGTGGCGCTGACCATCGGCCTGCTGCTACGCACCATCACCGGCACCCTCTCCACCCTGCTGGTGGTTCTGTTCAGTATCGCCGTCACCATGGGGATCGCCGGCTGGACCGGCTTCTACCTGACCGCACCATCCGCCAGCGCACCCACCATGATCCTGACCCTGGCGGTAGCCGACTGCATCCATATACTGACCACCCTGTTCTACGAGATGCGCAACGGGGTTGAAAAGCGCCAGGCCATCCTGGACAGCCTGCGGATCAATTATCAGCCGATCTTTCTCACCAGCATCACCACCGCCATCGGCTTCCTGAGCATGAACTTCTCCGACTCCCCGCCGTTCCGGGATCTGGGCAACCTGGTGGCCATCGGCGTCATGCTGGCGTTCCTCTTCTCCGTCACCCTGTTTCCGGCACTGCTGGCACTGCTGCCCCTGAAAGTGAAACCGCACAAGGCGCGCGGTGACCTGATGATGCACTTTGCCGACTTCGTTGTGCACAACCGCCGCTGGCTGTTGCCGGTCACCTCCCTGATCATGATCGCCTTCATGCTGTTTCTGCCACAAAACCGGCTCAATGATGATTTCGTTAAATATTTCGATACCACGGTGCCGTTCCGGCAGGCCACCGATTTCATGCAGGAGAACATCTCCGGTATGGCCACCATGGAGATCTCCCTGGACAGCGGCACATCCGGCGGTATCAATGACCCGGTATTTCTGCAGAAACTGGATCAACTGAGCCAGTGGTTGCGGGATCAGCCGGAAACCGATCATGTCAACACCCTGAGTGACACCCTCAAGCGACTCAGCCGTAACATGCATGGGGATCGGGATGACTGGTATCGGCTGCCGGACAGCCGGGAACTGGCCGCCCAATATCTGCTGCTGTACGAGATGTCCCTGCCCTATGGACTGGACCTGAATAACCAGCTCAACGTGGATAAATCCTCCACCCGGCTGGTGGCCACCTTCAACAACATGACCTCCAACGAGCAGATTCAGCTGGAGCAGCGCGTTCGGGACTGGCTGGCGAGCCACGCCCCGGACTATACGGCAACCATCGCCAGCCCGGCCCTGATGTTCGCCCATATCAGCCAACGCAACATCCGCAGCATGCTGTTGGGCGTCACTCTTGCGTTGATCCTGATCTCCCTGTTGCTGGGTGTGGCCCTGCGCTCCCTCAAGTTTGGCCTGATCAGTCTGCTGCCCAATCTGACCCCGGCCGCCGTGGGCTTCGGTGCCTGGTATTTCATCAACGGCCAGGTGGGTCTGGCGCTGTCCGTGGTGGCCGGCATGACCCTCGGCATCGTGGTGGACGACACGGTTCACTTCCTGAGCAAGTATCTGCGCGCCCGCCGGGAACGTAATGCCGATGCCCACGCGGCGGTACGCTATGCTTTCAGTAGCGTGGGTCGGGCCCTCTGGATCACCACCCTGGTGCTGGTGGGAGGCTTTCTGGTGCTGGCCCAGTCCAGCTTCAAAGTGAATGCCGATATGGGACTGTTAACGGCGCTGACCATCCTGATCGCGCTCGCCATCGATTTCCTGTTCCTGCCGCCGCTGCTGATGCTGCTGGATCACCACTCAACCCATGGCACCGACAAAGAGAGAGAGAACACCCATGTCACCTAG
- a CDS encoding MFS transporter, with the protein MNTRITHSWQRPEILLMLMAAAVPISFAAWQALLNNFAIEMAAFTGKEMGVLQSLREIPGFLAFGVIFLLLLFREQTLAYVALLLLGIGTALTGFFPSVLGLYLTTVIMSIGFHYYETLQTSLALQWIDKQTSAETLGRLIATGSMAAILTFGLIWLGSDLLQLDYQWLYLLTGGITVLIALVAWRAFPLFPQGTEQHKHMVLRRRYWLYYALTFMSGARRQIFVVFAGFLMVEKFGYSVSDIAMLFLLNAAMNVLFARRIGRLVGRIGERNALLIEYTGLILVFSGYALVEQAGLAAGLYVLDHLFFAMAIALKTYFQKIAAPEDIASTAGVSFSINHIAAVVIPASFGLLWLASPALVFYLGAAMALISLLLSLLIPDAPKAGYEHRFSRLAVES; encoded by the coding sequence ATGAACACCCGAATCACCCACTCCTGGCAACGCCCGGAAATCCTGCTGATGCTGATGGCGGCCGCTGTGCCGATCAGTTTCGCTGCCTGGCAGGCCCTGCTGAACAACTTCGCCATCGAGATGGCTGCCTTCACCGGCAAGGAGATGGGTGTCCTGCAGAGCCTGCGTGAGATTCCCGGCTTCCTTGCCTTCGGTGTTATTTTTCTGCTGCTGCTGTTCCGGGAGCAGACCCTGGCCTATGTCGCCCTGCTGCTGTTAGGTATCGGTACCGCATTGACCGGTTTTTTCCCATCGGTACTGGGGCTCTATCTCACCACCGTGATCATGTCGATCGGTTTTCACTATTACGAAACCCTGCAGACATCACTGGCCCTGCAATGGATCGACAAGCAAACCTCCGCTGAAACCCTGGGGCGCCTGATCGCCACCGGCTCCATGGCGGCGATTCTTACTTTCGGACTGATCTGGCTCGGCAGCGACCTGCTGCAACTGGACTATCAGTGGCTCTACCTGCTCACCGGTGGTATCACTGTGTTAATTGCCCTGGTTGCCTGGAGAGCCTTTCCGCTCTTCCCCCAGGGTACTGAACAGCACAAGCATATGGTGTTGCGACGTCGCTACTGGCTCTACTACGCCCTCACTTTCATGTCCGGTGCGCGCCGGCAGATTTTCGTGGTGTTCGCCGGTTTCCTGATGGTGGAGAAGTTCGGCTACTCGGTCAGCGATATCGCCATGCTGTTCCTGCTTAATGCTGCTATGAACGTGCTGTTTGCCCGGCGTATCGGTCGCCTGGTGGGTCGCATTGGTGAACGCAACGCCCTGCTGATCGAGTATACCGGTCTGATCCTGGTGTTCAGTGGCTACGCCCTGGTGGAACAGGCCGGGCTGGCGGCCGGCCTCTATGTACTGGATCATCTCTTCTTCGCCATGGCCATTGCCCTGAAGACCTACTTCCAGAAGATCGCCGCACCGGAGGATATTGCATCCACTGCCGGCGTCAGCTTCTCTATCAACCACATAGCCGCTGTGGTGATACCGGCCAGCTTCGGCCTGCTCTGGCTCGCCTCCCCCGCACTGGTTTTCTACCTGGGAGCAGCCATGGCACTGATTTCACTGCTGCTCTCCCTGCTGATCCCGGATGCACCGAAAGCCGGCTATGAGCACCGCTTCTCCCGCCTGGCGGTGGAATCCTGA